The nucleotide window ACCTCTTTTGGGTCTGCTACTGCATTGATAAAGACCTGTCTCATAGGACTGGTCAACCACCTACCATCAACGATGATCACTGCGACCTCACGCTACCTCCCAACTACGTCCAGATGCAGAGCTCCAATATTCTGAGTTCTAGCCTTTTCACAATTCGTCACTCTTCCACCGTGCCGCTTTACCCGTGGGACATTCGGCTCTCGGTTACAAAGTCAAGGATCTATAACGAACTTCACTCGATAAGCGCGTCCAGACTATCAGGGACCGAGATATTAAGAAGGATACGGCATTTGGATGAAGAGCTGGAAGCTTGGAGAGTGACTCTTCCACCTGACCATCGGCCAACCTTGTCGTTCCTGAAACAGACACCCGTTGATGCCCATACGAACACACAGGCAATCATGCTCCGACTGTCGTACCATCATTGCGTTATTCTCATTCATCAAGCCCGATGCAGAGTCTTTCAATCAGATCAGTCCATCGACAACTCCATAGATGATGGTCACAGAATAAACTTCCAGATCCTCATCGACGCCTCAAGATCAATCTTGATCTACCTGGAAAAGGCATTGCCTGTCCTGGCCCATGAGTGCTTCTGGTATGTCACCCAGTCGCATTTCTCTATTAGTCCGCTACGACAAGGCTGACATTGTATAGGGTCATTATCTTCTATCCGATGACTGCAAtctccaccatcttctccgTCACGCTTCTCGACAACCGATCAGACCCAGAGAATGAaagactgagactgctgcAAAGCTTTACGCAATTGATCAGACAAATTCCGATCAAAAGGCTTACCGTAGCGGAGATATCACACTTGGAGTTCATCGAGGAGGTCGTGCAGGAGATGAGCAGATTAGTGTTGCTCGCTCTTTGAGCTGTAGTCTTGGGCCCTCATGCGTTGCCAAGTCACGAAGCCGCCCGAACTAGCCTACGGCTTACCGATCACGACACATACCATACAAAAGTACCAATATGCTCAAGATTAGCAAGGCAAACGGTCTTAAGATTACCTCCGCATATTTTAACCGCGTTAACTCCCAATTGAAGTTTAGGTTAACGGGGCCGTCAGCAAGAAACGGAGAAATAGCATTGTCCGATGAAAGACCGCTAAACCCAGCGAATCACAGCACCGAAAGTGAGACTATGCTGGTTTGGGAAAGAGATCTCTGATTGGTCAGGATACTATCATCGTCATATTGAAGAGGCGTATGTTGGATATATAAGGGAGGTTCTCTTGCAACGGATGAGAATACTTACAGATCAGTTCATTATACAAAAACACTTATATCTCTACTgagtttaatatttaaatctttacTACAATGGAGTTTCCCAACCCTTCTCTCATCGGCGGCGCAGCTGACATCCCCGTCAACTCTGCCTCtcccatcatcaccttcacaCCAGTGACCCTCCCCTCTAAAGACCGCCGAGTCGATCTGGACCTCAAAGTCACAGCGCCCATCAACGGAGATAATatccccatcatcattctcTCCCACGGCCACGGCCCTAGCAATTATCTCTCCTCCCTCAAAGGCTACGGCCCGGTTGCCGATTGGTGGGCTAGCCATGGCTTTGTCGTCATTCAGCCTACACACTTGAGCTCTCGACAACTAGACTATGAACTGAACGCTGAGAGCATCAGTGAACTATTCATGGAGTCTCGTGCCAAGGATTTGGTTCAGATCGTTGATAGTCTTGATACCATTGAGACTACCGTTCCTCTGCTCAAGGGTAGGCTCGACAAGTCCAAGATTGCTGTTGTTGGGCATTCTCTCGGTTCTTTGTCCTCtgctctcctcctcggtgCCGTTAACACCGATCCTCGCGATGGGAAATCGTTCAAGGTCCCTGATCCACGTATCAAAGCCGGCGTGCTCTTTGGTGCCATCGGCGCAAGTGACGATCCCTCCGAAAATGGCAAATCCATGCTTCCCTTCTTAGACCTCGACTTCTCCAACATGACAACCCCCTGTCTTGTATTCTGGGGCGACAGTGATGTCAGCCCACATCTCACCAACCGAGGCGCAGATTGGCATAATGACCCTTACAAGCTTTCACCAGGCCCTAAAGCTTCTTTTGAGGTAAAGGATGGAAAGCATGGATTTGGTGGTATTAGTGGATGGGATGCTAAGGAGTGTCAGGATGAGGGTGTTGAGAGGTTGGCTGCCATGCAGAGGGTTACGTGGGCTTATTTGAGGACTCAGTTGTATGGCGATGGTTCGTGGGATGAGGCGAAGAAGGCTATTGGGCAGAATCCCCAGATTGGAAGGATTGAGGAAAAGTAGTTGACCCAGGAGGTTCTTATTTTCTGGTGATGGATTGCCACTTGCATAAATACTATGCTTCCTGCCTACGCGTTTGCCTTCGAGCTTTCTGAACTCCTGCATTAAACAAATACGAAGGTAAATCATTGACTACCTTGGTAAAGATACTGTTACATGAATATACTATTGCGTACCTTCCAGTCCCGTGCAGTGTTCCCTCAGCTCCCTATAAGAAGTCCTCATCACAACTAACTGAAGTCCATACCTCCTCTCAAGTCCCTATGCACAGTTCCCTTCATTCGGGTCGGCCCTAGAATAGTTCATTAGCATCTTTGAATCATTGCACATAGAGGACCATTACTCACGAGACAGTAAGAGCACCAGTACCTCCCTCAGTGGCGGGGTACGAACTTCGTCCCCCATGGTCACACCCATTGATCTCGCGATGGAAATACTCAGTGCACAAgttcttctcaacagcatGCGGAGGCCCATCAGCAGGAAGCTCTGAGTCGTAGCGGAGGAAAAagtccatcttcttgttgctgctcaAGTTGACACACTTATTGATGTACTGGCCGGCGGTGCTGAAGGGACCGTTGATTTTTCCATCGCAATACTCCTGGGCAGTCTGGAGGGCGAGGAATTTCTCTGCGCCCCAGGTTACACCTGATTCGTGGCAGTCGCGCTTGTGGAGGGTGCTTGGGAATGCAGCGGCGGATGATGCCCCGATAGCAATGAGAAATGATGTTGGTTTCATTGTGGGGGATGTAATAAGGACGGGGAGTAGAATAAtattgttgatgacgagTTATGTGTGAATAGCAGTAAATCTGAAAAGATTTCCTTGGtgtttttatagctagtatGAGGCCAATTGTATCAGTTAAATTTATCTTGTTAATACGGCCCCCATGCCATGACGTCCATGACTCTTCCTTCtgctcatcaagaagcatgAGAATCAAAATCCTTCTATCTATACGAGAGGATCTGCATCTACAAGCTGAAGTCCGAGGCAAGATTTACCTTCTgaattaagctaaaagtgAGTAAGCGCTAAGGGGAAACTCAAATCTATCCACCCTTATTGGCTGCGTAAGCGGACAGGCACGGCCCGCGAAGGCTTAGCAGCAGAGAGCCCCATTAATGGATTTCATCGACGTAGGTTAAATACGTAGATTAAACAACGTTACTTGGGGGCTTAGTCTCACTGGGACGGGATCCCGATGCGATATAAACGAAACTTACAGCAGTGATCTGCTGTATTGACCGGGTATCATCGTCCTTGGTCCTCACTTGGGGCTTCGCATTCGGTTTCTGGGGGCGAAAATGTATACGCATTTAGAAAAACAGGTTTCTAATTCTCATGCCTGTAAATCCTTCGTTTACTCGGATAAACGCCTTTTTCATTTGTCAGTTTGCAAAGGCCCTTACGCAAGGCAGAGAGTTAATAGATCACAGCTTTCGAGGAACTCATTGACTTGGCTATAAATGAGAGAACCCGCAGCTGTTGACTGGAACACTACCAAGCTACAAATCCAGCTACAAGCCTGTTCCGTCTCTCTCTTGACTCTCCTATTCACCCTCAATCTTCAAAACTCAATACCTAAGTCCCCAATTCACAATGCACTACCCGTCATTCCTCCTTGCCGCCCTCTTAGCTGCCATTCCGAGAGCCAGCGGAGAATGCCACCGCTCTGGAGAAACATGGGGCGGAGATAAGTTCACCGCACTAGAAGCAGCCCAGCGTCTTTGCACCGACGGCAGCTTATCTCCGAGTGACTATCGACGCGGAGAGTTCAAGACCTTCTGTGTTAATCTGAGCACCTTGAAGAAGGTAGACTTTACTATCCTGGTCGGTGGAAACGTGATCGGGGAAGGGTTCAGTATTCCGTCGACTGATTGCACCGATCGACTCCACAGGGAGATCAAC belongs to Fusarium musae strain F31 chromosome 9, whole genome shotgun sequence and includes:
- a CDS encoding hypothetical protein (EggNog:ENOG41), producing MEFPNPSLIGGAADIPVNSASPIITFTPVTLPSKDRRVDLDLKVTAPINGDNIPIIILSHGHGPSNYLSSLKGYGPVADWWASHGFVVIQPTHLSSRQLDYELNAESISELFMESRAKDLVQIVDSLDTIETTVPLLKGRLDKSKIAVVGHSLGSLSSALLLGAVNTDPRDGKSFKVPDPRIKAGVLFGAIGASDDPSENGKSMLPFLDLDFSNMTTPCLVFWGDSDVSPHLTNRGADWHNDPYKLSPGPKASFEVKDGKHGFGGISGWDAKECQDEGVERLAAMQRVTWAYLRTQLYGDGSWDEAKKAIGQNPQIGRIEEK
- a CDS encoding hypothetical protein (EggNog:ENOG41), which gives rise to MKPTSFLIAIGASSAAAFPSTLHKRDCHESGVTWGAEKFLALQTAQEYCDGKINGPFSTAGQYINKCVNLSSNKKMDFFLRYDSELPADGPPHAVEKNLCTEYFHREINGCDHGGRSSYPATEGGTGALTVSADPNEGNCA